CTGACGCCACCCCTTGAAGTCAGTGGCCAAGTCTTCTTCAGAGAGGCCGAGGCGCAGAAGCTCAGCCTGCATCTGACGGCTGGCCTCGATCAGCTGCTCCCGTTCGCTGAGATCAGGGTGCTGCGGCAGTGGAACGTAGAGGCCGATCGTGCGGCCGTGGCGGGTCACCTCGATCGGCGTCGAGGTTTCCAGATGAGAGGAGAGCTGTGCCCTGAGCTCCCGGATGCCCACACGGCTCGCCATCGCCAACCTCCAATTCAATGTGTACATACTCTGGAGGCTGATCGGCTTTCCTCCGTGTTCGCGGCGGTGCAAGGGAGATGGCAGGCCCAGCCGCTTGGCCTGGCTCTGCCAGTGACCAGAAGCAG
Above is a genomic segment from Cyanobium sp. ATX 6F1 containing:
- a CDS encoding prevent-host-death protein, which produces MASRVGIRELRAQLSSHLETSTPIEVTRHGRTIGLYVPLPQHPDLSEREQLIEASRQMQAELLRLGLSEEDLATDFKGWRQRQTRGARKKA